One window of the Falco biarmicus isolate bFalBia1 chromosome 2, bFalBia1.pri, whole genome shotgun sequence genome contains the following:
- the COMMD6 gene encoding COMM domain-containing protein 6 isoform X1, protein MRRTPTCSRRLRPPRQEGRTLPDQKPIRASSLALPRSGVARSQSERQALCGGSWALADVGGAADKIKLIPQDFFAELCEQIIQHLNQKIPGVNVAELCQRIQTSGSEINVGDLAKVANIVSFLFSTAARNNLSTEELVTTLGNTVSALPKHAVQVIRHVWNEQGKSVSVSEDARNMSTVGQFVDMKWKLGVAMSSDTCRSLKYPYVTVTLKVADPSGQITDKSFEMTIPQFKNFFRQFKEMAAILETV, encoded by the exons ATGCGGAGGACTCCGACCTGCTCGCGCAGGCTCCGCCCTCCCAGGCAAGAAGGGCGCACGCTCCCTGACCAGAAGCCAATAAGGGCGAGCTCGCTGGCCTTGCCTCGCTCTGGTGTCGCCCGGAGCCAATCAGAGCGGCAAGCGTTGTGTGGCGGAAGTTGGGCCTTGGCGG atGTTGGTGGTGCAGCAGATAAGATTAAATTAATACCTCAAGACTTTTTTGCAGAACTG TGTGAGCAAATAATTCAGCATCTGAACCAGAAGATCCCAGGTGTAAATGTAGCTGAACTGTGTCAG AGAATTCAAACATCTGGGAGTGAGATTAATGTTGGTGACCTAGCAAAAGTAGCTAATATTGTTTCCTTTCTATTCAG CACAGCAGCCAGAAACAATCTCTCTACAGAAGAACTCGTCACCACCTTGGGCAATACAGTCAGCGCACTGCCAAAACATGCAGTTCAAGTTATTCGTCATGTATGGAACGAGCAGGGCAAATCCGTTAGTGTCTCAGAAGATGCAAGAAATATGTCCACAGTGGGGCAG ttTGTAGATATGAAATGGAAACTGGGAGTTGCGATGAGTTCTGACACCTGCAGGTCTCTGAAGTATCCTTATGTTACAGTGACGCTAAAAGTGGCAGACCCTTCAGGACAAATAACAGACAAATCTTTTGAAATGACAATCCCACAGTTCAAG AACTTCTTCAGACAGTTCAAGGAAATGGCAGCTATTCTTGAAACAGTTTGA
- the COMMD6 gene encoding COMM domain-containing protein 6 isoform X3: MAAGSAVVRALEALDVGGAADKIKLIPQDFFAELCEQIIQHLNQKIPGVNVAELCQRIQTSGSEINVGDLAKVANIVSFLFSTAARNNLSTEELVTTLGNTVSALPKHAVQVIRHVWNEQGKSVSVSEDARNMSTVGQFVDMKWKLGVAMSSDTCRSLKYPYVTVTLKVADPSGQITDKSFEMTIPQFKNFFRQFKEMAAILETV; the protein is encoded by the exons ATGGCCGCCGGCTCCGCGGTGGTGCGGGCGCTGGAGGCGCTGG atGTTGGTGGTGCAGCAGATAAGATTAAATTAATACCTCAAGACTTTTTTGCAGAACTG TGTGAGCAAATAATTCAGCATCTGAACCAGAAGATCCCAGGTGTAAATGTAGCTGAACTGTGTCAG AGAATTCAAACATCTGGGAGTGAGATTAATGTTGGTGACCTAGCAAAAGTAGCTAATATTGTTTCCTTTCTATTCAG CACAGCAGCCAGAAACAATCTCTCTACAGAAGAACTCGTCACCACCTTGGGCAATACAGTCAGCGCACTGCCAAAACATGCAGTTCAAGTTATTCGTCATGTATGGAACGAGCAGGGCAAATCCGTTAGTGTCTCAGAAGATGCAAGAAATATGTCCACAGTGGGGCAG ttTGTAGATATGAAATGGAAACTGGGAGTTGCGATGAGTTCTGACACCTGCAGGTCTCTGAAGTATCCTTATGTTACAGTGACGCTAAAAGTGGCAGACCCTTCAGGACAAATAACAGACAAATCTTTTGAAATGACAATCCCACAGTTCAAG AACTTCTTCAGACAGTTCAAGGAAATGGCAGCTATTCTTGAAACAGTTTGA
- the COMMD6 gene encoding COMM domain-containing protein 6 isoform X2 → MRRTPTCSRRLRPPRQEGRTLPDQKPIRASSLALPRSGVARSQSERQALCGGSWALADVGGAADKIKLIPQDFFAELCEQIIQHLNQKIPGVNVAELCQRIQTSGSEINVGDLAKVANIVSFLFSTAARNNLSTEELVTTLGNTVSALPKHAVQVIRHVWNEQGKSVSVSEDARNMSTVGQFVDMKWKLGVAMSSDTCRSLKYPYVTVTLKVADPSGQITDKSFEMTIPQFKVFVSIILELL, encoded by the exons ATGCGGAGGACTCCGACCTGCTCGCGCAGGCTCCGCCCTCCCAGGCAAGAAGGGCGCACGCTCCCTGACCAGAAGCCAATAAGGGCGAGCTCGCTGGCCTTGCCTCGCTCTGGTGTCGCCCGGAGCCAATCAGAGCGGCAAGCGTTGTGTGGCGGAAGTTGGGCCTTGGCGG atGTTGGTGGTGCAGCAGATAAGATTAAATTAATACCTCAAGACTTTTTTGCAGAACTG TGTGAGCAAATAATTCAGCATCTGAACCAGAAGATCCCAGGTGTAAATGTAGCTGAACTGTGTCAG AGAATTCAAACATCTGGGAGTGAGATTAATGTTGGTGACCTAGCAAAAGTAGCTAATATTGTTTCCTTTCTATTCAG CACAGCAGCCAGAAACAATCTCTCTACAGAAGAACTCGTCACCACCTTGGGCAATACAGTCAGCGCACTGCCAAAACATGCAGTTCAAGTTATTCGTCATGTATGGAACGAGCAGGGCAAATCCGTTAGTGTCTCAGAAGATGCAAGAAATATGTCCACAGTGGGGCAG ttTGTAGATATGAAATGGAAACTGGGAGTTGCGATGAGTTCTGACACCTGCAGGTCTCTGAAGTATCCTTATGTTACAGTGACGCTAAAAGTGGCAGACCCTTCAGGACAAATAACAGACAAATCTTTTGAAATGACAATCCCACAGTTCAAG GTATTTGTCAGCATCATCCTTGAATTGCTGTGA